Within the Medicago truncatula cultivar Jemalong A17 chromosome 4, MtrunA17r5.0-ANR, whole genome shotgun sequence genome, the region TAATTTTCTCACCAACTtggtacctaataggtaccaAGTCGTAAATTGAAAATTCTTATAAGACCCcaaacaattttacaattttttgtgaagttattaaaaactgaaaaatagtcttgaaagaaaaaccaaacatatattacaaatttattttacattgttctcatgttttaattttttgattgtGTAGGGAAGAGATTTCTATTCCATATGACAAGCCATGCATCATTTTAAAAGGATCCGATAGAAGAACCACAACAatttatgatgatgatattCAATCAAAAGCAATATTCACTTCATCTCCACCTAACGTGGTTTTGAGTGGTATTACAATTGAGGTAAACACAAGAAGGCAACAATTTGAGACACATACGAACACGGACACCGATATGAGACGGACACTGACATGCCGACATtgttaataatttgataaaatcacaGTACTTATATAATTATATGTGCCGGTGTCGTCGTATCGATGTTGGATATGACATGTGTCTGACACTGTGACATGTTTCATATGAGGAGTGTCCGTACATCATAGGTTACGTTGGTTTTTTGTGGTGCTCAAACCTTCAACACTCTAATTAGAATTTTTTCAAGTTACCTCCGTACACTaccagaaaaagcaaaattagtgacggaaaaaatgaaatttctcaCAAATTTCATGGTCataaaatttagtgacggaattagagagggatttcacgttttccctcacaaaatttccctcactaatttttgtttttttagtatacgtatgaaatgattttaataacttgcttatatataattaattgttgCGTAATTGCAGAACACACATGGAAGTAATGGAAAGGCAGTAGCTGCTACTATATTCGGTAATAATTCAGCTATCTTTGATTGTAGTTTCTTAGGTTATCAAGACACTCTGTGGGATGCATTGGGACGTCATTACTATAAGAATTGTTATATTCAAGGTGAAGTTGACTTCATTTTTGGTCAAGCCCAATCTTATTTTGAGGTAATaagaacaataataattataatacatatttaaatttttatatttcataatttctatatatttttactttgtttttagaatgaaacaattaaaaaaaacggGTTTTCGTATGTTGTAGGATTGTGTGATAAACGCAACACAAGGTCATGCTCAACCTGCAGGTTTTATCACAGCACAACGTAGGTATTCATCAACAGAATCAactggttttatttttaaaggagGACGTGTTGAAGGAATTGGTAAAGTGCATCTTGGAAGAGCATGGGGTCCTTACTCTAGGGTTTTATTTTGGGGAACACACCTTTCTGCAGTGGTACTCCCTCAAGGATGGAATGCTTGGAATTACCAAGGGCAAGAGTaagttttatgaatttaatacatttaaaaaaaaggagaatGTTAACCTCCAAGACATTGGTTAAACATCCAAAACAAgcaagtttttataaaaaaaaattgtgtaatcattacttgaacaaaattaaaatgctCTGAGGGCACTGGTCAGGGCATTGGTTAGCAAcaccctttaaaaaattatgataaccaatgatcttttgcatgtcttttaaaatgagaaattatatatattttttattataaaatgagaAACTATATGAAAAGCATGCATATATATAGAGTCTTTCATAGGAAATGAGGAAGATACATGCCATGAAAAAGCAACATATAAAATCATATGTACttgtaagaagaaaaaaaatgttgtatatTGTAActatacaaaaatacaaaaatttaaaaatattgggTTCGAACTTGAACTTCTACATATTACATGTAACGTCTCTACCAAATAAACTATGCTCACGAAACTTCAAGGAATAATACTCTAGATGATTaaatacaaacttttttttttatttagtaacAAGCATTTTAATGTCTTGTATAActaatattaattcataaacGATGCAGGAACAACTTCGTGTATGCAGAAATAGATTGTACAGGACCAGGGGCCAATACTAGAGAACGTGTTAAGTGGACGAAGAAGCAAcacaaagaaataaatatacaaGAATATTCTTTATCATCTTTCATAAATAAAGATGGATGGCTTGCTCACATACCAAAATTATAAAGGATATGGTTTTCTATAAAGAAGTCTTTAGATGAGAGAttattacaaatttacaatATTAGGTTATCAATAAAACAGTGGTAGGAATTTTGCAGTTAGGGCAggggtgaattttttttctgtttACATATCTTGCAGATATTTTGTACTTGTTAATCAAATGCATTATTTATAGTAAGATTCACTAAGTTGATTTATCCCTAACAATATATGAAGAACAattgaaaagcaattttctattGCAAGTTTTGGACTTTAGAGACACATTCTATCTTTACTGTCTTGTTCACCGTTCACATTGCTAGTGCTAgatctgcatttttttttttaataatttggcAAGTGAATCTTGATAACTGCAAAAATGtaaatgataatttttcttctcaaaaaaGCTTAAATTCATAAGTTCAATTGGTGGATTCTATAAAAGAGAATGTTGGTATAAGTGGTTGACAATGTTTATCAGTTGGTGCATTTAGCAGCATTTGGGGGAAGTAGGAACTGTCGATCAAACATATATTTGTCTCATCCTTATAATCCATTAGCATGAATTTGCTTCTCAATTTCAATCGGTAAATTTCCTAGTGAAATGCATACCATGAATCATATCATATGACGATACAAAAGAACGTTATTTTGCTATTGGATTTGATTTAGAGAGGTCAACTTTTTTGGGAAAATATCTTGGTAAGCCCGTTAGGAAGAGATCAAAAAAATCTGATTATCTATTGAGTAACTAAACTAGGAGTCTCTCTTCaacaattttatgttttatttcttctgtaatttgtctttagttaccatgagtaactaaacaTCTATTGAGTAGGGTTCttccttcacaaaaaaaaaaaaaaaaattatttagtagggttctaagatgaacctttCTTTGTTTGTTGGATCAAATTAATTCAAGTCTTTTATTCGGTTATGTTTTGAAATCTATTTAGTTATTGTATGCAAGAGGCTAAATGTTTTCACCAATTCTAAGGCGTGTGACATAATTAGAAATTTTGATCGAACAAAGAAATAGGCTACCGAATTTATGTTGGTTTACTTTCTTAATGTTGCATATAAACTTTATTGTTCCTCTGTAGTAAGATGGGGTTACGCCTATCCATTTAATCTACTAGGAATATGTGAGCGTGTGTGGTGAAATTCTAAGATTTCTGGGTATAAGTTGTTCCTTTAGATGACAATTTAGGAATTCCTACCACGCTAATGTTTAAATTACCTATGAGAGAGTAAGCCCACACCTTAATTAACTATCTAACCGCATGCGGATCCTTGTAGGATTGACGGTCCTAAACCCCGTATAGCATGCGTGACTGTTAGGGTGATTGAGGAGAAACTTAACATATGGAGGGATGTTATATCCCACCAAACTAATCACTTAAATAAGAATCCAGTCTATCGCGCACAGTCGTGCCTACCATTTCACTAATCGTGTGCCCCTCTTAAAGAAGTCGTGTCAAGCAATGTCAAGAGCTACGCATAGACCGTGCGCGATCCCCACTACTAAAAATCTGTCATTTTCGGACGGTTTTGGGACGGAATTTACGGAACTTTCCCACGGAATTCGGACGGAAATGCATTTTCGGACGGAATTCGGACAGATTGGGCGTTGTCCGAAAAAGCCGCGTCGCAAATCGTATTTTCGTCCCAAATTCCGTCTGAAATA harbors:
- the LOC11441436 gene encoding probable pectinesterase 29, encoding MVLSTRSMVFNVILFIGYCFCLGRAIDCGGNLVAKTITVDQKGRGMFKRIQQAVDSIKHNNDRWIKIQIMPGKYREEISIPYDKPCIILKGSDRRTTTIYDDDIQSKAIFTSSPPNVVLSGITIENTHGSNGKAVAATIFGNNSAIFDCSFLGYQDTLWDALGRHYYKNCYIQGEVDFIFGQAQSYFEDCVINATQGHAQPAGFITAQRRYSSTESTGFIFKGGRVEGIGKVHLGRAWGPYSRVLFWGTHLSAVVLPQGWNAWNYQGQE